The Ammospiza nelsoni isolate bAmmNel1 chromosome 10, bAmmNel1.pri, whole genome shotgun sequence genome includes a region encoding these proteins:
- the TMEM207 gene encoding transmembrane protein 207 — translation MFLTLMMQRPGALCLTSWITAGTAVLCLTFFQSADSGSDCELGERCVGQSDENFSSWYVWFLVLFFLALLLSCGICCCLQCWLRGRSRLPRRTVAVFALSSSDAFCAAEAPPCPFSGSLSSCRTAEISSSPASCFSLGTTELPPSYEDVMKENKV, via the exons ATGTTTCTCACATTAATGATGCAGAGACCTGGAGCTTTGTGTTTAACTTCATGGATCACAGCAGGAACTGCAGTTCTGTGTTTAACCTTCTTCCAG TCAGCAGACTCCGGGTCGGACTGTGAGCTTGGCGAGAG gTGTGTTGGACAGAGCGATGAAAACTTTAGCAGCTGGTATGTGTG GTTCCTGGTGTTGTTtttcctggccctgctcctgtcctgcgggatctgctgctgcctgcagtgctggctgaggGGCCGGAGCCGCCTGCCCCGACGCACCGTGGCTGTCTTTGCCCTCAGCAGCTCCGATGCCTTCTGTG ctgctgaAGCACCTCCGTGCCCATTCTCCGgatccctgagctcctgcaggactgcagagatttcctcttctcctgcctCATGCTTCAGCCTCGGGACAACTGAATTGCCTCCATCTTATGAGGATGTTATGAAGGAAAACAAGGTCTAG